One segment of Shewanella piezotolerans WP3 DNA contains the following:
- the glp gene encoding gephyrin-like molybdotransferase Glp encodes MQTHADPCKQPSLMHPSLAIVKLLEQVQPTTDSEVVTLTQALGRVLAEDLASHVDLPPFDNSAMDGYAFNFDDLDAGTPLTLVGDSFAGHPFSGQCVKGGCIRIMTGAPVPAGYDTVQMQEKVTADGNNISIEAPKAKGANVRYRAEELSTGTKVLSAGTLIGAAEMGVLATIGASQLRVYRPLKVAFFSTGDELRPVGSELAPGQIYDSNRYSIQGLLSRANVEWIDLGVIEDDKEAIRQAFKTAAAQADMVLTSGGVSVGDADYTKQILDEEGEITFWKLAIKPGKPFAFGHLGDAVFCGLPGNPVSSMVTFYKLVWPLIQKMQGLPQVKPVTLSATLTQDIRKFPGRVEYQRAVLSYNEQGEAQVAVTGGQGSGMLTSMTLANCFIILEQDCDGISAGEKVTVEPFNSVLA; translated from the coding sequence ATGCAGACTCATGCAGACCCGTGTAAACAACCTAGCCTAATGCATCCCTCGCTAGCGATTGTAAAATTACTAGAACAAGTGCAGCCAACCACAGATTCTGAAGTCGTTACGCTGACACAAGCCCTAGGACGCGTCTTAGCTGAAGATCTTGCTTCTCATGTCGACCTACCTCCTTTCGACAACTCAGCAATGGACGGCTACGCCTTCAATTTTGATGATTTAGATGCAGGTACGCCGTTAACTCTTGTCGGTGATTCTTTTGCAGGACATCCTTTTAGCGGACAATGCGTAAAAGGCGGCTGCATCCGCATCATGACGGGCGCACCAGTACCTGCTGGCTATGACACAGTACAGATGCAAGAGAAAGTCACAGCTGATGGCAACAACATCAGTATTGAAGCACCAAAAGCCAAAGGCGCAAACGTGCGCTATCGCGCCGAAGAACTTAGCACTGGCACTAAGGTACTCTCAGCTGGCACTCTCATTGGTGCCGCAGAGATGGGAGTACTAGCAACCATAGGCGCGAGCCAGTTAAGAGTATATCGCCCGCTTAAAGTTGCTTTTTTTTCAACAGGTGATGAACTGCGCCCTGTTGGCAGTGAGCTTGCTCCTGGACAAATTTACGATTCAAACCGCTACAGCATTCAAGGGCTACTCAGCCGTGCAAACGTCGAATGGATAGATCTTGGTGTTATCGAAGATGACAAAGAAGCCATTCGCCAAGCTTTTAAAACTGCAGCAGCTCAGGCTGATATGGTGCTGACTTCTGGTGGAGTATCAGTCGGTGACGCCGATTACACCAAGCAGATCCTCGATGAAGAGGGTGAAATCACTTTCTGGAAACTAGCGATTAAACCAGGTAAGCCTTTTGCATTTGGTCACTTAGGTGACGCAGTATTTTGTGGTTTACCCGGTAACCCAGTCTCCTCCATGGTGACATTCTATAAGCTTGTTTGGCCGCTAATACAGAAGATGCAGGGCTTGCCACAAGTAAAACCAGTAACACTATCAGCCACTTTAACCCAAGATATTCGCAAGTTCCCAGGACGCGTTGAGTATCAACGTGCCGTTTTGAGCTATAACGAGCAAGGTGAAGCACAAGTGGCAGTAACTGGTGGCCAAGGTTCAGGCATGCTGACCTCAATGACACTCGCTAACTGTTTTATCATCTTAGAGCAAGATTGCGATGGCATCAGTGCTGGCGAAAAAGTTACCGTCGAACCTTTCAATAGCGTACTGGCTTAA
- a CDS encoding EAL domain-containing protein translates to MLSLLSHLSLKQKLFLIASLPMLILVVFAGLHSVSLYQQYQDASANSFTTQVTLDIENILFELQKERGLSAGYLSSQGKQFSSELQQQWLATDLALQSLLQNKALQRVLDTTKDDRELYHLLQTRFSRSSDEHQQLLKMRQQVIKLNGGDYFNYYSQLNQKLISFISQLRFKSDDSYLEMIQADLVNILKAQELAGQERGLVNQLLSAPTLNADSYEAIDNITHRLENTVENASVAMTNENRSKLNQIIESPEQRQVGVLLQQLKQQVELIEQAHKLSELMGYKGLTYDYNRYLMTAMPQYQLNFEQHHFELNMALENVARRDNLTSQQSALIATIKRTTDTYYQHLLQASKNLQQPAPMSSLAEQYADMQQALQQLQHQAPLISSKQWWATASDRISLLHQMNIQLTHKIARQSDVQKQLIVSSLYISFLSGVLVFYMVFILGKYIANSLISSITTIVNDVEEMAKDPNLQLNIEIKGNDELTQISTALNQMLSERMLARTSLQQASAVFEHSSEGIMVTNADNRIELVNPAFTKITGYTLEEVKGQKPSVLSSNHHQPEFYSQLWHSITTTNHWEGEIWNKRKDGNVYPEYLSITAVENAQGQISQYIGLFLDVSNHKQYEQDLWYKSNYDSLTKLPNRHQFSSRLQHAIDGASQTNSQVAVFFIDLDRFKFINELHGHAAGNEILKQSATRLESVLGPEDSIARFGGDEFVIISPQHNAIETAEQLAHKLVDVLVQPLKLDAIESNISASVGIAFYPEDGQDIEMLLRNSETAMYQAKRDGRAHFQYFSPEMNVEMLERMQLEQRLRKAVKKSEFYLEYQPVVDMTHGTVSSVEALIRWRDPEFGIISPALFIPIAEETGLIEPLGEWVLNQALADLSSWHAQGHMLKIAINVSGRQCINSNGLSFYQVLEEALLRHKIAAHYVHIEITESLLIEDKPYSLEILQSIRNLGVDIYLDDFGTGYSALSYLNQFPISVIKIDKSFIDNATVSQSDAKLVKAIVMMGQSLEMTLVAEGIETEEQWDFLQSLGCNYAQGYLMSKPLSSENLLTFLENETAINRIIDRKALASVN, encoded by the coding sequence ATGTTAAGTCTATTAAGCCACCTGAGCTTAAAACAGAAACTATTTCTTATCGCCTCTCTACCAATGCTGATATTGGTGGTGTTTGCCGGGCTACATTCCGTTTCGCTCTACCAGCAATACCAAGACGCTTCTGCCAATTCGTTTACCACCCAAGTAACTCTCGATATAGAAAACATTCTTTTTGAATTGCAAAAAGAGCGTGGCCTGTCGGCAGGCTATCTCAGCAGTCAAGGCAAGCAGTTTAGCTCTGAACTACAACAACAGTGGCTGGCAACAGACCTAGCACTGCAAAGTTTGCTACAGAACAAAGCATTGCAAAGGGTTCTTGATACCACTAAAGACGATCGTGAGCTTTATCACCTATTACAAACCCGCTTCAGTCGCAGCAGTGATGAACACCAACAACTACTCAAGATGCGTCAGCAAGTAATCAAGCTTAATGGTGGTGATTACTTTAACTATTATTCCCAACTAAATCAGAAGCTGATTAGCTTTATCTCTCAGCTACGTTTTAAAAGTGACGACTCCTACCTGGAAATGATACAGGCTGATTTAGTCAATATCTTAAAAGCTCAAGAACTTGCAGGGCAAGAGCGCGGCTTAGTCAACCAATTACTGTCGGCCCCCACCTTAAACGCAGACTCATACGAAGCCATCGACAACATCACTCACCGACTGGAAAATACGGTTGAGAATGCAAGCGTAGCGATGACAAATGAAAATCGCAGCAAACTAAATCAAATAATTGAAAGCCCGGAGCAGCGGCAAGTCGGAGTATTATTACAACAGTTAAAGCAGCAGGTTGAACTCATAGAGCAAGCCCACAAGCTCAGTGAACTAATGGGGTATAAGGGCTTAACCTATGACTATAATCGCTATTTAATGACAGCTATGCCTCAATATCAACTCAATTTCGAACAGCACCATTTTGAGCTAAATATGGCCCTCGAAAATGTTGCACGCCGAGATAACCTAACCAGCCAGCAATCGGCTCTGATAGCGACAATTAAGCGCACTACCGATACCTACTACCAACATCTATTGCAAGCAAGTAAGAATCTACAGCAGCCAGCCCCAATGAGTTCGCTAGCCGAACAATATGCCGATATGCAGCAGGCTCTGCAGCAACTGCAACACCAAGCACCGTTAATTAGCAGTAAACAATGGTGGGCTACCGCCAGCGATCGAATAAGCTTATTGCACCAAATGAACATCCAATTGACCCACAAAATAGCCCGTCAAAGTGATGTTCAAAAACAGCTAATTGTGTCGTCACTGTATATTAGTTTTCTTAGTGGTGTTTTGGTTTTCTACATGGTGTTTATCTTAGGTAAATACATCGCCAATAGCCTTATCAGCTCGATTACGACCATAGTTAATGATGTCGAAGAGATGGCAAAGGATCCTAATCTACAGCTGAACATTGAGATTAAAGGGAACGATGAATTAACCCAGATATCTACCGCACTAAACCAGATGTTAAGCGAGCGCATGCTCGCCAGAACCTCTTTGCAGCAAGCATCTGCGGTATTTGAGCATTCATCCGAAGGCATTATGGTCACCAATGCCGATAACCGTATTGAGTTAGTTAATCCCGCTTTTACCAAAATTACGGGTTATACACTTGAAGAGGTAAAAGGACAAAAGCCGAGTGTGCTTAGCTCTAACCACCATCAACCAGAGTTCTACAGCCAGCTTTGGCATTCGATAACGACGACCAACCATTGGGAAGGTGAAATCTGGAACAAACGTAAAGATGGTAATGTTTACCCAGAATATCTATCAATAACCGCAGTTGAGAATGCTCAAGGCCAAATAAGCCAATACATAGGGCTATTTTTGGATGTGAGTAACCACAAACAGTATGAACAAGATCTCTGGTACAAGAGTAATTATGACTCGTTAACTAAGCTTCCCAACAGACATCAGTTCTCATCTAGACTGCAGCACGCTATTGATGGTGCCAGCCAAACAAATTCTCAGGTGGCAGTGTTCTTTATCGATTTAGATCGCTTCAAGTTCATTAATGAATTACATGGCCACGCAGCTGGCAATGAGATTTTAAAGCAGTCAGCCACACGACTTGAATCCGTACTCGGGCCAGAAGACTCTATTGCTCGTTTTGGTGGTGATGAGTTTGTCATTATCTCACCGCAACATAATGCCATTGAAACTGCAGAACAGCTGGCACACAAATTAGTAGATGTATTAGTTCAACCGTTAAAACTTGATGCTATTGAAAGTAATATTTCCGCCAGCGTCGGCATCGCTTTCTACCCTGAAGATGGCCAAGATATTGAGATGCTACTGCGAAACTCAGAAACAGCCATGTACCAAGCAAAACGTGATGGTCGCGCTCACTTCCAATATTTCTCGCCTGAGATGAATGTTGAGATGCTAGAACGAATGCAGCTTGAACAGAGGCTAAGAAAGGCGGTTAAGAAGTCTGAGTTTTATTTGGAGTATCAACCTGTAGTTGATATGACTCACGGCACAGTATCCAGTGTAGAAGCGCTTATCCGTTGGCGAGATCCTGAATTTGGCATTATCTCTCCAGCGCTATTTATTCCCATCGCTGAAGAGACTGGACTTATAGAACCGCTAGGCGAATGGGTGTTAAACCAAGCACTCGCAGATCTGTCTAGCTGGCATGCACAAGGGCATATGCTAAAAATCGCTATTAATGTTTCCGGCCGTCAGTGTATAAACTCCAACGGTTTGAGCTTTTATCAAGTTCTTGAGGAAGCATTACTACGCCATAAAATTGCAGCACATTATGTGCATATTGAGATCACTGAAAGCTTATTGATAGAAGATAAACCCTACAGCTTAGAGATCCTGCAATCTATTAGAAACTTAGGCGTTGATATCTATCTTGATGATTTCGGTACTGGCTACTCTGCATTAAGCTATCTCAACCAGTTCCCAATTTCAGTCATTAAAATTGATAAGAGCTTTATCGACAATGCTACAGTCAGTCAGTCCGACGCTAAGCTCGTTAAAGCCATTGTTATGATGGGGCAAAGTTTAGAGATGACGCTGGTTGCCGAAGGCATTGAAACCGAAGAGCAGTGGGACTTCTTACAATCATTAGGCTGCAATTACGCCCAGGGTTACCTAATGTCAAAACCCTTATCTAGCGAGAACCTGCTGACCTTTCTTGAAAATGAAACGGCAATCAACCGCATAATAGATCGTAAAGCACTGGCATCGGTAAATTAG
- the moeB gene encoding molybdopterin-synthase adenylyltransferase MoeB, which produces MSSELTDTDEILTDAEILRYSRQISIKAMDFEGQEKLKQAKVLIIGAGGLGCAASQYLAVAGAGAITLVDFDTVEVSNLQRQVLHQDANVGQAKVDSAKETLTGLNPHIKIDTINAVLDDHEIESLVAQHSIVMDCTDNVMVREQLNQSCFKHKVPLISAAAIRMEGMVTVFDYQAQTPCYHCFSQLFGEQQLSCVESGILAPVVGMIGCLQAVEAVKVIANMGRTLAGRILMIDAMTMEFREMKLPKQVSCKICSCSPTT; this is translated from the coding sequence ATGTCGAGTGAACTGACTGATACAGATGAGATTTTAACTGACGCAGAAATTTTGCGTTATAGCCGTCAAATCTCTATCAAAGCGATGGACTTTGAGGGACAAGAGAAGCTCAAGCAGGCCAAGGTGTTGATCATCGGTGCTGGCGGCTTGGGCTGCGCTGCCAGTCAGTATTTGGCGGTAGCGGGTGCAGGAGCCATCACCTTAGTCGACTTTGATACGGTTGAGGTGTCTAACTTGCAGCGGCAAGTATTACATCAAGATGCCAATGTTGGCCAAGCTAAAGTTGACTCAGCTAAAGAGACGTTAACAGGCTTAAACCCACATATTAAAATCGATACTATCAATGCAGTGCTAGATGATCATGAAATTGAATCATTGGTTGCACAGCACTCAATTGTGATGGATTGCACCGACAATGTCATGGTACGTGAGCAGCTCAATCAAAGCTGCTTTAAGCACAAAGTGCCACTGATCTCAGCAGCTGCCATCCGCATGGAAGGTATGGTTACAGTATTTGACTATCAAGCACAAACGCCTTGCTACCACTGCTTTAGCCAGCTATTTGGTGAGCAGCAACTCAGCTGCGTCGAATCAGGTATTTTAGCCCCCGTAGTCGGAATGATAGGTTGTTTGCAAGCCGTGGAAGCAGTCAAAGTCATTGCTAATATGGGCCGTACCTTAGCCGGGCGTATTTTGATGATCGATGCTATGACCATGGAGTTTCGAGAGATGAAACTGCCAAAGCAAGTTAGTTGTAAGATCTGCAGTTGTTCACCTACAACATAA
- a CDS encoding DUF1852 domain-containing protein, whose protein sequence is MSNHFNFAIKSISLDENYHPANSTRITTNFANLARGDRRRENLRNALKMIDNNFNALAGWDNPNGDRYSVELEIVSVDMDIESGGQAFPSIEVLKTNIIDHKNNERIEGIVGNNFSSYVRDYDFSVLLLEHNKGRSNFSIPSGFGELHGNLFKCFINSDIYKQNFNKLPVICLSVSDNKIYTRTENQHPILGLEYLPNESSLTEQYFKKMGLQVRYFMPANSVAPLAFYFFGDLLSDYTNLELISTISTMGAFQKIYRPEIYNANAVAGKCYQPNLKNLDHSLTQIVYDREERSQLAIEQGKFAEEHFIKPYQTVLEQWSANYA, encoded by the coding sequence ATGAGTAATCACTTTAACTTTGCCATCAAGAGCATTTCTCTCGATGAGAATTATCACCCTGCAAACAGTACTCGCATCACGACCAACTTTGCTAATTTGGCTAGAGGCGACCGTCGTCGCGAGAATTTGAGAAATGCCCTGAAAATGATAGACAATAATTTTAATGCCTTGGCTGGTTGGGATAATCCTAATGGTGACCGGTATTCTGTAGAGCTAGAAATTGTCTCTGTTGACATGGATATCGAAAGCGGTGGGCAGGCCTTCCCATCAATTGAAGTGTTGAAAACCAATATTATTGATCATAAAAATAACGAGCGTATTGAAGGTATAGTTGGAAATAACTTTTCCTCTTATGTCCGAGATTATGATTTCAGCGTATTATTATTAGAACACAACAAAGGTAGATCAAATTTTAGTATTCCAAGTGGTTTTGGTGAGTTACATGGAAATTTATTTAAATGCTTTATTAACTCCGATATATACAAACAGAATTTTAATAAACTGCCAGTTATATGCCTCAGTGTTTCAGATAATAAAATATATACGCGCACTGAGAATCAACATCCAATACTAGGCCTTGAATACTTACCCAATGAATCTTCTTTGACTGAACAGTATTTCAAAAAAATGGGGCTGCAGGTTCGCTATTTTATGCCAGCTAATAGTGTAGCCCCGCTAGCGTTCTATTTCTTTGGTGATCTGCTTAGCGATTACACTAATCTTGAGCTTATCAGTACTATCAGCACGATGGGGGCTTTTCAAAAAATCTATCGACCTGAGATCTACAATGCTAATGCTGTAGCGGGTAAATGTTATCAACCAAACTTGAAGAACCTAGATCATTCATTAACTCAAATTGTTTATGACCGAGAAGAACGCAGCCAGTTGGCGATTGAGCAAGGAAAGTTTGCAGAAGAGCATTTTATCAAACCATACCAAACAGTGCTTGAGCAGTGGTCTGCAAATTACGCTTAA
- the ribB gene encoding 3,4-dihydroxy-2-butanone-4-phosphate synthase, whose product MNQSLLAPYGNAIERVNAALTALREGKGVLVVDDEDRENEGDLIYSAETLTNEQMALLIRECSGIVCLCLTDERITQLELPPMVVDNNSQYGTAFTVSIEAKEGVTTGVSAADRVTTVKAAIADGAKPGDLARPGHVYPLRARPGGVLERRGHTEGTVDLMKLAGLKPFGVLCEVTLPDGTMARLPEIVEFGQQHNMPVLTIEDIVAYRNSQ is encoded by the coding sequence ATGAATCAGTCTTTACTAGCGCCTTATGGCAACGCTATCGAACGCGTCAATGCAGCACTTACCGCCCTTCGCGAAGGCAAAGGAGTGTTAGTGGTTGATGATGAAGATAGAGAAAACGAAGGCGATCTTATCTATAGCGCCGAAACCCTTACCAATGAGCAGATGGCGCTACTTATTCGAGAGTGCAGCGGCATTGTATGTCTATGCCTAACCGATGAGCGCATCACTCAGCTTGAACTGCCACCTATGGTTGTTGATAACAACAGCCAATACGGTACTGCGTTTACCGTCAGTATCGAAGCTAAAGAGGGAGTCACTACAGGAGTTTCGGCTGCAGACCGTGTTACCACGGTAAAAGCTGCTATTGCTGATGGCGCCAAGCCTGGCGATTTAGCTCGTCCAGGCCATGTTTATCCTCTTCGTGCTCGTCCAGGTGGTGTATTAGAGCGTCGCGGTCATACCGAAGGTACTGTCGACTTGATGAAGCTCGCAGGTCTTAAACCTTTCGGTGTTCTATGTGAAGTGACTTTGCCCGATGGCACCATGGCACGCCTACCTGAAATCGTCGAATTTGGTCAACAGCATAATATGCCAGTACTGACCATTGAAGATATTGTGGCTTATCGTAACTCACAATAA
- the ftnA gene encoding non-heme ferritin gives MLAQKMIDQLNDQINMEFFSSNLYLQMSAWCEDKGFEGAAKFMRAHADEEMGHMHRLFTYVSETGGMPLLGTIEAPQADFPSLLALFEYTYEHEQLITKKINELAHAAFTNQDYSTFNFLQWYVSEQHEEEKLFKSIVDKIRLVGEDGKALFFVDKDLAQMAIEESASVMTSTAE, from the coding sequence ATGTTGGCCCAGAAGATGATTGACCAGTTAAATGACCAGATCAACATGGAGTTTTTCTCCTCTAACCTGTACCTGCAGATGAGTGCATGGTGTGAAGATAAAGGTTTTGAAGGCGCAGCTAAGTTCATGCGTGCCCATGCTGATGAAGAGATGGGGCATATGCACCGTTTGTTCACTTACGTAAGTGAAACTGGTGGAATGCCGCTGCTTGGTACCATTGAAGCGCCACAAGCTGACTTCCCATCGCTGTTAGCGTTATTCGAATACACCTATGAGCATGAGCAGCTAATCACTAAAAAGATTAACGAACTTGCTCACGCTGCATTCACTAACCAAGATTACTCAACGTTTAACTTTTTGCAGTGGTATGTTTCTGAGCAGCACGAAGAAGAGAAGCTATTTAAATCAATCGTCGATAAGATCCGTTTAGTCGGTGAAGATGGCAAAGCATTGTTCTTCGTTGATAAAGACTTAGCGCAAATGGCAATTGAAGAGTCTGCCAGTGTGATGACTAGCACCGCTGAATAA
- a CDS encoding S9 family peptidase, protein MKLMLALTLSTFLLFGCKNMIPKTEIDAPIAEKIPHSMTLHGETRVDDYYWMRDDERKDPKIIAHLNAENDYTKAQFKPYDGLKKQLFEELVARLDKDESSVPYFWHKHWYYRYYKEGFEYPIVARKTAIDSNDELVLLDVNERAAGHDFYGLGGVSVSPDESKLVFGEDLLSRRIYSLYFKDLVSGELITDKLEGTDGRVVWANDNQHLFYIAKDPQTLLGYQVFRHKLGTAQAEDVLVYEEQDDTFYIGLGKSLDETEIALYAESTITSEVLMLDANAALAEFKAVLPREEGHEYSVSKLGETYYILTNWQASNFRLMKVAVDSAADKQAWQDVIAHDPQSRIEDVLLLTQYMVVQTRERGISRIHVYPLKDKDFDMSAGVELEFNDPAYVVGFDVNASQQSDKLRLYYSSPTTPESVYEYDLTQPNQRQLLKQEKVLGGFDATLYQAERLFVKARDGKEVPVTLVYRKEMFNKDGTNPLYQYGYGSYGYTVEPDFSSSILSLLDRGFVYSIAHVRGSEMLGRGWYDDGRMLNKQNSFNDFIDVTQALTAQGYGDKNKVVAAGGSAGGLLMGGVINQAPQSYFAVAAHVPFVDIVTTMLDETIPLTTNEYDEWGNPNEKVYFDYMLSYSPYDQAKAQGYPHLLVTTGLHDSQVQYFEPAKWVAKLRDIKTDDNLLLFDTDMEAGHGGKSGRYRQYEDKAQEYAFFIGLLGLDKAKAN, encoded by the coding sequence ATGAAATTAATGTTAGCCCTCACACTAAGCACCTTTTTGCTATTTGGATGTAAAAACATGATCCCTAAGACTGAAATCGATGCCCCCATTGCGGAAAAAATACCTCATAGCATGACCTTACATGGTGAGACTCGGGTCGACGATTATTACTGGATGCGCGATGATGAGCGCAAAGACCCTAAGATCATTGCTCACCTTAATGCTGAAAATGACTACACCAAAGCGCAATTCAAACCTTATGATGGCCTTAAAAAACAGTTGTTTGAAGAGTTAGTGGCGAGACTTGATAAGGATGAATCAAGCGTACCTTATTTCTGGCATAAGCATTGGTATTATCGTTATTACAAAGAAGGTTTTGAATACCCCATTGTTGCTCGAAAAACAGCGATTGATAGTAATGATGAGTTGGTGCTGCTTGATGTGAATGAGCGAGCTGCAGGGCACGATTTCTATGGTTTAGGTGGTGTATCTGTTAGCCCCGATGAAAGCAAGCTAGTGTTTGGTGAAGACTTACTGAGTCGCCGTATTTATAGCCTCTATTTTAAAGATCTTGTCAGCGGCGAGCTGATAACAGATAAGCTCGAAGGCACCGATGGACGAGTGGTGTGGGCTAATGACAACCAGCATCTATTTTACATCGCCAAAGATCCACAAACCTTATTAGGCTATCAAGTGTTTCGCCATAAGCTTGGCACCGCACAAGCTGAAGATGTACTGGTGTATGAAGAGCAAGATGACACCTTTTACATTGGCCTAGGTAAGTCGCTAGATGAAACCGAAATAGCCTTATACGCTGAGAGTACCATTACCAGCGAAGTGTTAATGCTTGATGCTAATGCGGCCTTGGCTGAGTTTAAAGCGGTATTGCCACGTGAAGAGGGCCATGAATACTCAGTCTCTAAGTTGGGAGAGACTTACTACATCTTAACCAACTGGCAAGCGAGCAATTTTAGACTGATGAAGGTCGCAGTCGATAGCGCAGCCGATAAACAGGCTTGGCAAGATGTGATTGCTCATGATCCTCAGTCGAGAATTGAAGACGTTCTACTGTTAACACAATACATGGTGGTGCAAACTCGTGAGCGTGGCATTAGCCGAATCCATGTTTATCCCTTGAAAGATAAAGATTTTGATATGAGTGCTGGTGTCGAACTTGAGTTTAATGATCCCGCCTATGTGGTTGGCTTCGATGTTAATGCGAGTCAGCAGAGCGATAAGCTTAGGCTGTATTACTCAAGCCCAACCACGCCTGAGTCGGTTTATGAATATGATCTTACTCAACCCAATCAGCGCCAATTGCTCAAGCAAGAAAAAGTGCTTGGCGGCTTTGATGCAACGCTATACCAAGCAGAGCGGTTATTTGTAAAAGCCCGTGATGGAAAAGAGGTACCAGTGACACTGGTTTACCGTAAAGAGATGTTTAACAAAGATGGCACTAATCCATTATATCAATATGGCTATGGTTCCTACGGTTATACGGTAGAGCCTGATTTTAGCTCTTCTATTTTGAGCTTACTGGATCGTGGCTTTGTTTACTCGATTGCCCATGTTCGTGGTTCAGAGATGCTTGGCCGTGGTTGGTATGACGATGGACGTATGCTCAATAAGCAAAATAGCTTCAATGATTTTATCGATGTGACTCAAGCATTAACCGCACAAGGTTATGGCGACAAAAACAAAGTGGTTGCTGCAGGTGGCAGTGCTGGTGGCCTGCTCATGGGCGGCGTAATCAACCAAGCCCCACAAAGCTACTTTGCGGTGGCTGCGCACGTACCGTTTGTTGATATCGTAACCACTATGCTGGATGAAACTATTCCACTGACCACAAACGAATACGACGAGTGGGGCAACCCAAATGAGAAGGTCTACTTTGACTATATGCTGAGTTACTCGCCTTATGATCAAGCTAAAGCGCAGGGTTATCCACATCTGCTAGTCACCACAGGCTTACATGATTCACAAGTGCAGTACTTCGAGCCCGCTAAATGGGTCGCTAAGCTGCGTGACATTAAAACCGACGATAATTTGTTACTGTTTGATACCGATATGGAAGCAGGGCACGGTGGCAAGAGTGGCCGTTATCGCCAATATGAAGACAAAGCACAAGAGTACGCTTTCTTCATCGGTTTGCTCGGTTTAGATAAGGCAAAAGCTAACTAG
- a CDS encoding sulfite exporter TauE/SafE family protein, which yields MSELLLLVIYCALLGCGVGFLAGLLGIGGGLVIVPVLSSILLHFEVLPAEQVMIAAIATSLASILFTSTSSAIAHHKNGNVPWNLTPWVMVGVALGALISGFMASLLPEKIVRIVFAVSVVLIAFKMLYSNKSHSSTERKMPHKGLLTVLTTITGSLSAMIGIGGGALLVPLLTFFSLDMKKAIGCASACGIVIALFGSIGYISAGSHLFALADGFAGFVYLPALFGIVCTSWFTAPLGAKSTHYLPVSVIKKIFAVLLLAVAANMILQ from the coding sequence ATGAGTGAGTTGCTATTGTTGGTTATTTACTGCGCATTGCTAGGTTGTGGAGTTGGTTTTTTAGCGGGCCTGCTAGGTATTGGTGGTGGGCTAGTTATTGTGCCAGTGCTAAGCAGCATTTTACTTCATTTTGAAGTTTTACCGGCTGAACAAGTGATGATTGCCGCAATTGCCACCTCATTAGCATCAATTTTATTTACCTCTACATCTTCGGCAATCGCTCATCACAAGAATGGTAATGTGCCGTGGAACCTAACGCCTTGGGTTATGGTAGGAGTTGCTCTTGGCGCACTTATCAGCGGCTTTATGGCCTCGCTATTGCCAGAAAAAATTGTGCGTATTGTGTTTGCCGTAAGTGTAGTGCTGATTGCTTTTAAGATGCTTTACAGTAATAAAAGTCACTCTAGCACTGAGCGAAAAATGCCTCATAAGGGTTTGTTAACTGTTTTGACGACGATCACAGGTAGCTTGTCAGCCATGATAGGGATTGGTGGCGGTGCACTCTTGGTGCCTTTGTTGACGTTTTTCTCACTCGACATGAAAAAGGCCATCGGCTGTGCATCCGCTTGCGGGATTGTTATCGCATTATTTGGCTCAATAGGTTACATCAGCGCTGGAAGTCACCTTTTTGCTTTAGCAGACGGTTTTGCAGGGTTTGTGTATTTACCCGCTCTATTCGGTATTGTTTGCACCTCTTGGTTTACCGCTCCCTTAGGCGCCAAATCGACCCACTACCTACCGGTATCAGTTATAAAGAAAATTTTCGCAGTATTATTGTTAGCTGTCGCTGCAAACATGATTCTACAATAA